The Hymenobacter swuensis DY53 genome includes the window AGTACACCCGTTCATGCAGCTGCCCGAAGAAGATGATGCGAATCCGCCGCAAGGAAAACCCGCCATTACGGCCCCACGACCGGTCACACTGCTCGCAGGTAAGGTCGGGGTTGGTTTCCAGCAGCCGGTTGTAGCGGGCCTGCACGTAACCCCGAATGGAGACAGTTTGATACCACTTGGGCGTCGGGGCCGGCTCCGAGGAAACCGAGTCGGCGGCCTGACCGTGGGCGCTGCCGGCAGCCAGCAGCAGCAGAGGGATTAACAGTTTCTTCATGAAATGATAATGCTGGCACAAAGTGCGGCATTATCTATTACCTGAATGTGTCCGTCGTATTACGGCAGTGTTACCAATACCTGTATACGCCATTCGGCCCCCGACAACTAGAGTTATCGGGGGCCGAACGGTAGTTGCGCTATTGCCGAGCTACTAAAAGCTATTCAGCCGTTTCAGCTACTGCGTCAGCTTGGGTGGTAGCTTCGTAGGTGTCGGCGTATTTGAAGTCATCAAGCCAGTAAGCGGAACTGACCACGTCGAAGATTACGGAACTGTCCGTCTTCTTCGAGGGCATAAGTTGCCAGATGATGCTAGGTGCTTCGGGAAAGCTGGTGCCGTCCAGTTGCTCGTGGAAGAGGCGCTTGAGGAGCGTATTATGGGGCATGCCCTGGGCCAGCAGACGGAGTAGCGGGGCTTCGGGCTGCTGGTTGAAGATGGTTAGTGCCTCGGCATCTTCGGTAGTAAGCTGCACCTGGAATTGCACGGCCTCGGCGCGGGGAAATTTGCCGTTGTAGGCCGTGTACAGGAGTTGAGTAGCCTTGAAAAAGCCCTCGTGCTGCCCCAGTTCGGGGTTTTCCTCCCAGAGCTTTTCGGTGAGCATTTGGTGGGCCAGGTTTTCGATCTGGCCGGTAGTGAGTTGGTCCTCGAACAGATATTCCAGTACCAACTGAGCTGCCTCAGTGGGTTCCAGATCGGTGAGGGCCATGTGGGTCATGTCGGTCAGCTCGTTAGCAGCTATTTCGTCGGGGTTGTCGTAACCGGTTTTGGTGAGCAAAGCCTTATAATCGGCCGGCTCCCAGGAGTTGGGCAGTTGGGTGAGGGTATCGAAGGTGAGGCGTTCTACGGTGAACTTATGCATGAGAAAAGGCTGAATGGAGTACGCGGCCACAAGTGCGCCGCTGAGTTGCCGTATACGTTGCCTTGCAGTAAAGGCTCAGATAAAAAGCCAAACCGACGCTAACGGCCGCGTTAGCGTCGGTTTGGCTTAGATGGTAAAGCTGTTCAAAACCTAGTAGCACGTCATTCCGAGCTTGCCGAGGAATCTCGCGTGCTGACGTTAGAATTAGTGTCACAATATCAGCACGCGAGATTCCTCAGCAAGCTCGGAATGACGTGCTACTATCCCGAAATAACGTTCAGTTATGCATGCAGCCCTGCGAATTACGGAATCAGGCGGTCGGTACGGAGCTGCTCAAATAGGTCGAAAAAGGAATCTTCGGTGGACTGGTAGGCCAGGAAGCCCCGCTTGCGGCTGTTGGCCATATCCGTCATCACCTCAATGGGGCGGCCCAGGTCGAGGTCGGTATGCCAGGGGGAGGCGAGGCGATCGAGGGCGGGCTCTTGAAGCTGGTGCCGCTCGGCTATTTCGCGCCACACGGCGGCATCTTGGCTCAGTTCGGCCTCTAGTGGGTGAATCGTGCCATCGAAACCCAAGGCTTCCACGCCAAACCACGCAGCCAGGCGCGGCCACAGCCAGCTCCAGCGGAAAATGTCGCCGTTCACTATGTTAAATGCCTGGTCACGGGCAGTTTCGGCGGTGGCGGCCCAGCGCAATTGCTGGGCAATAATGCGGGCATCTGTCACGTCGGAGAGGCCGTTCCACTGGGCTTCCGAGCCGGGCCAGCGGAAGGGCCGGCCGGTTTCCTTGCAGATGCTGGCGTACACGGCCAGGGTAGTGCCCAGGTTCATGAGGTTGCCCACGGCCTTACCGATGATGGTGTGCGGGCGGTGGATGCTCCAGGTAAACCCGTCGCGAGCGGCGGCAATGTACACTTCATCTTCCTGGGCATAATAGAAGTTGTCGAGCGGGAGCCGGGGCTGTTCCTCGCGCAGGGGCGTGGGCGGTGGTGTGCCGCCGCTTACATAGGCCTCAAACGGTCCGAGGTAGTGCTTGAGGCCGGTTACCAATGCCACGTGCTGCACCGATTTTTGGGGCGCCAGCGCATCCAGCAGGTTGCGTACCATCAAGCTGTTGACGCGGATATTCTCGGCCTCCGTATCCTGGCGCATCCAGCTGGTGATGAAGACGTGGGTAGGCGCAAGACCAGCCAGCGCGTTTTGCAGACTGGCAGGGTCGAGCAGGTCGGCGGCTACGGGGTGCAGGCCGGCTATATCCGGGCGGGGCGAGCGGGCCAGGCCGTAGGTAGGCCAATTGTGAGCCAGCAGTTCCTGAGCTAGGTTGCTGCCGATAATGCCACTTGCGCCAACTATCAGGGCAATGTTATTCATGTTGTATGGAAAGGGTATGCAGTTGCGCCAGATGAGGCGGAAGCCTCTATAACAGTCCGGGGCAGGAATCTTCTTTTGTCGCCGTCAAATTCTGCGTCCAGCCTAGTAAAAAAGCCCGGCCTTTTAGGGCTGGGCTTTAACCGAAATGCCGGATAGCAATGCTATTTCGCGCTTTCGTTGCCGTCGACGGGCTGGCTTTCCTGGTGGACTTTGGCGGCAATCAGCTCGTTGGGCAGTACGTTGCTGGTAGTTACCTGCACTTTGTTCATGAGGCCGGAAACAATGCGGTTGTCACCCGCCATCAGGGCTTTATAGCCATCTTTGGCCACGTCTGCTGGCTGCATCATGCCGCTTTTTTCGGCTACGTTTTTGGCCCGGGTCATATCGGCTTTGTTGAAGAAGTCGGTATCGGTTAGCCCGGGCAGCAGGTTGGTGATGGTCACGCCCTTGTCCTTGTTCTCATTCTGAATCGACTCGGCAAAGGAATTCACGAAGGCTTTGGTGGCGTGATACACGGATTGCAGCGGCCCCGGCAGCTCGCCGGCAATGCTGCCCACCAGCAGAATTTTACCCTTGCCCCGGCTCAACATTTCCTGCAGGTACAGCTTGGTAAACACCACGTAGGCCCCGATATTCAGCTGAATAATATCCAGCTCCCGGTTGATGTCGGTAGTATCAAAGGTACCGTACTGGCCCTGGCCGGCATCGTTTACCAAGGCATCTACCTGTTTGCCGGTGGCTTGCACCTGCTCATACACTTCAAACGGGGCTTCCCGCTTAAACAGGTCTTTGGCAATAGTGGTGACTTCCACGCCGTATTGCTGCTTGATTTCCTGTGCGGTCTGGTCGAGCTCCTGCTGATTGCGGGCTACCAAAATGAGGTTGTATTTATCCTGCGCGAAGCAGTTGGCCAGTTCCCGGCCAATGCCGCTGGTGCCGCCGGTAATGAGGGCTGTCTGGGTTGTAGTTGCCATGTGGATGGAAAGGATAGGTTAGGCTATGGCTAACGCATCCGGCTACCGGTCGGTTATTGTCGGGCTGTGCGTTTTCGGCTTCTACGGTTCAGTTTCGCGCTTTTTCTGCCTTGTTGCGCCTGCTATGAAGTCAGCGGGCCGGGGCCGGAATCGATTTCGTCCGGAAGAACTCATCCACTTTGCGGTTGAACTCGTCGGCGTGCTCGTGCAGGGTGGCGTGGCCGCTGTTGGGCACCAGCCAGAGCCAGGCGCGGGACAGGCTCTGGTAAATGGCCACCGTGTGCTCCGGCCGGATTACGTCCCGGTCGCCGGCAATGATGAAGGCCGGCGCCTTGATGCCCGCCAGGGTTGGGAGCGGGATATGCGGGTGCCGCCAGTCGAGTAGAAATACTTTCCAGTCGTTGCGGCGCTTGGGGTCAGTGAAGGCTTGGCGGCGGCCTTCCTGGTAACCACGCCGCATCTGCTGCCACAGCTCCGGCATCAGGGCCGTGGAATCGGGCCAGAGGTTGGCGCCGGTGGCGGCCAGACGCTTCACTTTCCCGGGGTGACGCTGAGCCAGCAACAATGCCGTAATGCCTCCGTCGCTCCAGCCCAGCACGTACACCGAATCGAGGCGCAGGTGCGTGAGCAGGGCCGCGCAGTCGTCGGCCAGTAGCTCGAAGCTCAGCGAGTCGCCCGCATCCACCGATTTGCCGTGGGCCCGGCTGTCCAGCGCAATAACCCGGTACTTTTTCGCGAAGTAGGGAATGGTTTTCGTGAAATCCTGGCTGTTACCACCGTTGCCGTGCAGCAGTAGCAAGGGCGCCCCGGTGCCGTAGGTTTCGTAGTATAGCTTCATACCGCGCACTGTGGCGTACTTACCAGCGGCGGGGTTGCTGCCGTAAGCTACCGCCTGTTGCCCTAGCACCAGACGACCGAGTAGTAGAAACGACAGAAGAAGGAAGGTACGGAGCATCTGGAAACGCTTACGATGTTTTAGAGTCAATCAGGAACGTCATTCCGAGCTTGCCGAGCTACCGGATTCCTGCAGACACGCTTACTTTTTCTGAAGATACAGCAGCGTAGACTGGCCGGAGGGACCATACTTGTCGTTGATCAGAAAATATCCGCCCCGGTAGGCCGCCAGGCCTTCCCAGTTGTAAGTCATATACTCGCGCGGCAACTCAAACAGCGGCTTCCAGGTGATTTTATCGTGCCTGTAGCGCAGACTGATGAGGCGGCAGTAGTTCTGGTAGCCGCTGCCGTTCCGGAGGAACCGGGCGTTGGGGTCGGGGCTCGGGGTGCGGTACACGCTGTCGTCGGCACCGTTGTAGAAGTAGTTAATGGCTGTAAAGCGGTTTTTGCCTTTGTACGTCAGGTCTGTTACGCGGAAGGGCAGGCGGGCCACCGGTACGTAATGCGGAATGTCGTTCCGAATGGCGGCCGTGGGCAGCCGGAACGCCACGTTGTCGTGCGTGAAGTAGTTGTATTCGAAGAGAAACAGCAGACTCTGGTTGTAGCCGGTGGCAGCCTCAAACCCGGCGTTGCTGATGTGCGTGCCATCGGTGAGGGCCGGCTTGGCCAGCGGCACCAGATAGCGCGTGTCAATGGTGATGCTGGCGTTTTCTTCACTGAGCCGGCCTTTAATTAGATAACAGTAGGTAGAAGCCGTGGTGGTTTCGATGGTGAAATAGGCGTCGTCGCCCAGCATCGTCAGGCCCTCCAGGCCCTCGTAGAGCTGGCAGGCACTGTCAATCCGGGCCTTTATTCGGTCGAGGCCCAGAATGCTGTATTTCCTGTATCCTACGGTCTTCGCCTTCCCCGCCAGTTGGTTGTCGATGCTGCCCAGGTTGATGCCGTACACTTTCGCCTCGGCGCGCTCCTGCAAGCGGCTCTCCGAAAGCAGCAGCAGTTCATTGGGGCGCAGGTACAGGCCGGAAAACTGGTTGTTCTTGTCCGCAATTTCCGGGGGTAGCGGGATAGTGTGGAACGTAAACGGCGCTTTCTGAGCGTGAGCCAGCGTGGCCGTTAGGAGCAGGCAAGACAGCAGGAAGCGTTTGAAGTGTGACATCTGTTGGCGAGAACCAAAAAGCGAAGGGATGTGCAAAGGTTACCAAGGATTTTCGAACCCCACGAAACAGGAAACTGCCCAACCCCGAACACGGCCGATGCTTGTACGAGGTTCGATACAGCAAAATTTGTCCGGAGGCTGATTTCTGATGTCATACAGCCGTTTACATTTGCTGGGTATAGTTAGGGAAACTGAATACTGCCCGACTGCTTCCATGATGCCAGTACCGCAACTTCTGGCGAAAGCAACAACATGAAACGAACAAAGGCGGCCCTACTGGCACTGGTAAAATGGGGCGTAATTGGTTTGTGCGGCTATGGCCTAATCACTACGGCGGTTTTCGGGCAGGACAGTCTGGATGAAGAGGCGGGCGTGTATACCTACAGTTGGTCGGGGCTCGATGCCCTGTTCAACGAAGAAGAATTTGGCCTTTTCACGCATAAGCGGGCGCAAACTCCGCTGAATGGAACAGACGGGCCATATCTGCTGGGCACTACCCAGTTCAACATCGACGAGCACAACCAACTGACGAGCGCGCCGCTGGATATTCGTCGGCCGGTGCGCGTCCGGGTTCCTAACGCTGACCGGGACTCCTTCACCTGTGTGGTGCGCCCGGTGCATGCGCTACCGCCGCACACGTACCCCATGCCCGCCCGGCTGATTGCCCTTTCCGACATCGAAGGAAATTTCAATGCCCTGGCTGGTTTTCTGCAACGCAACGGCGTTGTTGACCGGCACTACAACTGGACGTTCGGGCAAGGGCATCTGGTGCTCAACGGTGATTTTATGGACCGGGGCGACGAGGTGACGCAGGTGCTGTGGCTGCTGTATAAGCTGGAGGGCCAAGCCGAGCAAGCGGGTGGAAAGGTACATTTCATCCTGGGTAACCACGAAATAATGAACCTCTACGGCGACGCTTCCTACGCGCAACGCAAATACATCGGGGCGGCCCAACGCATCAGCGGGGAGCCGCGCTGGGATAAAGCCGGACAGGCGCTGTATTCCCCGCAGTCGGAGTTGGGGCGCTGGCTAAGAAGCAAAAACGTTATTGAGCAGATTGGCCCTTACCTGTTCGTGCACGCCGGGCTTAAACCCAAACTGATTGAGAGCAACCTGGCGCTGGCGGACCTCAACCAGATTGCCCGTAAGTATTACGGTTTCCGAGCAGCCAAACGACTCGAGGGTTCCCGGGAAGGTATCGTCCTGAGTTCCTATGATAGCCCGTACTGGGATAGGGGTTTATCGATGAGCCTGCTGTACAAGGCCTTCTTTCTGGTGAATGATCCGTTGCACGCCGCGTACCATAGCACCACCCAGGCCGAGTTGGAGCAGGTGTTACAGTTCTATCACGCTTCCCGGCTGGTTATCGGCCATTCGGTAGTTGAGAATGTAATGACCGATTACGAAGGCAAAGTGCTGAAGATAGATGTTAAGCACGGCCAGGAAAAGCACAGCCCCCGCACCCAGGGCCTGCTGATTGAAAACGGGGCCGAATACCGGATAAACGCAAAAGGCGAGAAGGTCCGCATTGGCACTGCCGCTTAGCCCAGCACCATCCGCTTCGGACGCATTTCCTCCTCGTAATCCTGGATAACCTGCCGCAGAATCTCCATGTCGCGGGGGCAGCAGCGGGCAAATTCTTCCCAGTTCTTCATCGTGAGTACGGGCGGCATTTCCACAATAGCCACGATGGAATCCCAGAAGGCGTCCCAGCTTGGGCCGTACCATTCCTCAAAGCCCAGCTGCTCCTTGAATAGCTGGTGCAGCGCCACTTTGCTGGTAATGCCGGTCAGGTCGAGGGTCATAATGAGCATTAAAACACGGTTGAGAACTGCGTCAAACTGAACACACGCTGAATGCGCAGTTTTCAAAGGTGCCATCTAGTTTACAGGCGTAACTCGTGCACACCTCTTTTGCCATTCATTCCTAATCTTTTTATCGAAACAGCACCATGGTCGAAACTCAGCACAACTACTGCTGCAATTTTATTCTTTACCTCTTTCCACTGAAGTTTGCTATCAATATTCTCTTTTAAGCGTAGCCGTTTAGTTTTTAGGTTAGTGTCATTTTTTACACTTAGCAAACACGATTGGCCATTTTTTTCAACGATAATCTGTAGAGCTAGTGTGCCTGTTACATTTTTACCTTCCTCCGCGCTTAATGAAGCGGTAACAACGGAAATGAGAATCTGAGAATCAACCTTAGCTGTTTGGGGTGGTCCAGTAAAAATGGACAGTGCGCTAAGATAGGTTCGTTTTCAGGTCGTGTTCAAATTGGTGGGGCGAGCAGTAGCCGAGAGCGGAGTGGCGGCGGTCCAGGTTGAAGTAGGTATCTAGGTAGTGGGCCACTTCCAGACGGGCTTCTTCGAGGGAGGCAAACGCAGTGCCGTGGGGCAGCAGTTCGGTTTTGAGTGTGCTCCAGCCGGCTTCGGCCTGGGCGTTGTCGTAGGGGTTGCCCGGTCGGCTAAAGCTGGGCACGGCCCCGGCTTGGTCGATGCGGGTCCGGCAGGCGGCGCTGGTGTACTGACTGCCGCGGTCGGCGTGGATGATGAGGCCTGGTGCGGGCTGGCGCAGGGTCAGGGCCTGTTCCAGGGCTAGCAGCACGAGTTCGGTAGGCATCTGCGCGGCCAGGTGCCAGCCAACCACCCGCCGGGAACACGCGTCGCGCCACGTAGCCAGGTAACACCAGCGCCCGCCTACCAGGGGCAAGTAGGTGATATCGCCGACCCACACCTGGTCGGGGGCGGTGGGCGCGGGCCGGCCGAGCAGTTTGTTTTCGGCCACCACGGCGGCCGGGTCGGCCACGGTGGTACGGGGCCGATGCGGGCGGGTGCTCAACGCCCGCAGTTCATGCCGGTGTAGCCACGAGCGCAGCGCGTACCGGCCCACGGCATGCCCCTCGGCGTGTAGTTCAGCCCGCAAGCGCCGGGTGCCGTAGCGCCGGGCATGGCGTGTGAAAGCGGTATGTGCCGCTTCTTGCCACAGCCTAGCGGGCTGCGGCGGGCGGCGCCGCCACTGGTAATAGCCGGCCTTGCTCACGGCCAGTACCCGGCAGAGTACCTGCACCGGCCACGGCTCGGCACACCCCTCGATGAACCGGTAACGACTCATGATTGAGGCGGTTGCGCAAAGATGGTCACGACTTTTTTTAAATATCACGCTCCATTTCCACGCGCTTGAGCTCGGCGCGCAGGTGCTTGATTTCGTCACGTTCGGCGCTACTAGGCACGGCCTGCTCCAACGCCAGGCGCTGCCAGCGCCCCAGCAGGGCGGGCGAAATGCCTTGCGCGCGGGCCACATCGCTTTGCCGAGCACCGGTCGCCACTTGGCGCACGCATTCGGCCTTGAACGCCGGCGTATATTTCTTGCGGGTATCGGGTGCCCCGCCAGGATTCGATTTTTCAGTCATGGGCAGCGGAAGTTAAGACTTCGCACTGTCCGTTTTAGCTAGACCACCTCAGTTACAGTATCACTCTCAAGACTAAACTGATCAGTATTACAGCCGTTAAACTTCTCGGAAAAGAGATTTTGTCCATAGCTACTAGTTACTAGTAGACTAAATAAAATAGCTAGTACCAGTTGGGTAAAGGACAACTTTTTGAGTTGTGAAGGGCAATCCAGAGTGTGCATAACAGCAAATTTTAGAAGATAGCCAAAGATATAAGGTGACTAATTACTGGTTAGCTACTAGTGTATTTACCCCGCTGTGTCGCCCACTTCATCCTCGTCGTCCACCATCACGCGGGCTAGTTTCTCGATGTTGAGGCTGCGGGCGGAGGCGTCGAAGATTTCGCGGTAGGTGCCGCGTAGGTCGTAGAGGTACTCGTGGGTGCCGCTTTCCACCATGCGGCCCTGCTTCATCACGTAGATGCAGTCGGAATCGACAATCTGAGCGAGACTGTGGGAGATGATGACCACTGTGCGGCCCTTTTTGATGGCGTCGAGGGAGTTTTTGATCTGCTCGGTGGCAATGGCGTCGAGGGAAGCGGTGGGCTCGTCGAGGAAGATGATGGGTGGGTTTTTGAGGAATAGCCGCGCAATGGCAATGCGCTGCTGCTGCCCGCCGGATAGCTGCTGGGCGTCGGACTGGTAGCCGTTGGGCAACTCCATGATCTGCTCGTGCAGGTAGGCCTGGCGGGCGGCGGCCTTGATCTGGTCGAGGGTGGCATCCATCACGCCGTAGCGGATGTTCTCCTCGATGGTGCCCTTGAAAATGTGGTTTTTCTGGAGCACCAGCCCGATTTGCCGGCGCAGGGCGTGGGTGTCGTAGTCGGCCAGCGGGCGGCCGTCGAGCAGCATCCGGCCCGAGTCGGGGGCGTAGAACTTGCAGAGCAGGTTGATGACGGTGCTCTTGCCGGCCCCGCTCAACCCCACCAGCGCGGTGGTTTTGCCGGCCTCAATGGTCAGGCAGACGTCGTGCAGGGCCTGGGTGCCGCTGGGGTAGGTGAAGTCCACATTACAGATGTCGAAGGTGCCGCATAGGTGGTCGGGCCGGAGCGGGCCGGTGGGCTCCACGGCGTCCTCGGCGTCCAGAATGTCGAAGAAGCCCTCGGCATAGGTGAGGGCGTCGTTCATTTCATCATAAATGCGGTGCAGCTGCCGAATGGGGGCTGATACGTTATTGAACAGCAGGATGTGGAACATGATGGCCCCGATGCTGATCTGCCGATCCAGCACCAGATAGGCCGTCAGGATGATGATGAGCACCACCCCGATCTGTTCGGTGAAGGTTTTGAGGCCGTCGTAGAGGAAGTTGGTTTTGCGGGTCTGGAGTTGGGCTTCCTGGAGGTTCTGCTGCACTTGGGTCTGCTTCTGCTCCTCGTAGTCCTCGCGCACAAAGCTCTTGATGACCACGGCCGAGTCGATGAGATTCACGAGGCCCTGGCTGCGGGCTTCGCGCAGACCACGCAGGGCCCGGCGGGTTCCGTTGAGCTTATCGGCTTGGCGGTAGCTGAGCCAGAAGTACACTGGCAGCACCGCCACCGCCACCAGCCCCACGTACAGATTGTTGGCAAACATGACCACCAGGGCCACAATGGAGTTGGCAAACAGCGGCAGAATATCAATGAAGAAGTTCTGCACCAGCTTCATCAAACTCTCCACGCCTCTATCAATTCGGGTCTGAAGCTTGCCGGTCTGGTTGCCGCTGTCGGAGTAGAAGCCCAACTGGTAGCTGAGCACCTTGTGCACCGCGTCGCGCACCAGCGTGCTGGACACATTGATGCGGATTTTCTCACCGTAGAACTTCTGCCCGAACTGGATGCCGGTGTTGATGATTTCCTTGCCCAGCAGCAGCCCGCTCACCAGCAGCAGCAACTCCGCGCCCTCGGCCAGACCCTGGTTACGGTCCAGCAAACCCTGCACCGTGTCCACGGTGTAACGCAACACAAACGGATTGACTTGCGCCGCCAACGAGCCTACCAGCGTGAGGAGCAGCGTGGCAAGTACGAGTCCCCGGTACGGACGCACGTACGGCAGCAGGCGCTTAATAATTTCCCAAAGACTCATGCAGCAGCGGCTAAGTAAGCAGTAGCCGGTTAGACGAGCGGGGCGGGGTGGGGGTTATTCGTCAATGACTTCCGGCCAGAAATTGCCTTCTACATACAGATCAAAATCCAACGCTAGATTCAGATTACTGATCCGTTTCAATGTGCGCGCATCCAGAAAATGCCCACCGAGCACAGTGTTGCCGTTGTGGAAATACGAGGCCACGCGGATTATACACTCTGTTTCGTTAGCTAGGGCTCTGATGCCATCCGCATCCTGTTCCAGTAAATCAAGCAGCTTGCCGACATGATTTTCGAAGGTGTCAGGCTCATGGTGTGGTCGAAAATCAACCACACTATGTGTATACTTGAAAGTACCCCGACGGCTGTCTCCTCTTGTATATTGCCTCAGCGGAGTAAGTGAGGTAAGCTGTAACATGTGGGCCGTAGTTAGCTTCTCAGAAGTAGCCCGGAGCCAGACGTCGTGAAACGCCTCAGTGTGCACGTTGGTAATTTTAGCGGCCGTGGTATCTATGCTGATAGCCAGATAAAACCTGGTTTCCTCAACTGCTAGATACGCTGTAGCATATCCCTCTTTTGTATCTGCAATGTGCAGGACTACTGCTTCACCTTCTTGTTGTTCGATGCGGTGGATAGTCAAGAACTGCTTGGTTACTTCCCAAGTTGGGGTAGTGAGTTCCTGTGCAATTAACTGTTTAACCAGTGGTCTTATCATTCAATTGAATAGTGTCTGCTCCTCCACCATATAGTGGTTCATTTCTTGAATACTGGCGTAAAACGGCTTCACCAGCTGAAAAAACGCCCCGAACTCCGCGCTTTTGCGGAAGCCCTGCAAGTGCTGCTCCACTGAGGTCCACTCGATACGCCAGATGAATAGCTCGGCATCTTCCTCACAGTGGGCGAGTTCGTAGCGCAGGCAGTCGGGCGCGGCAGCCAATAGCTCGTTGGCACGCCGGATGGCTTCAATAAACGCCGGCTGCTGCCCGGCGGTAATACGGTAGCGGATGTATTCGACAGTCATGGCAGGAAGCGAAAAAGGTCAACTGAAGTTACCCTTTTCGCTCCGTTTTCCGCAGGAACTTGATCAAGGCCGGGAAGTAGTGCTCGGGGTCGTCCCACATGGCGTAGTGCGAGCCCTCGGGGCAGACGTAGGCCTGGCAGTTGGGAACGTGCTTTTGCATGTAGGCAATATCGGCCGG containing:
- a CDS encoding SDR family oxidoreductase, which encodes MNNIALIVGASGIIGSNLAQELLAHNWPTYGLARSPRPDIAGLHPVAADLLDPASLQNALAGLAPTHVFITSWMRQDTEAENIRVNSLMVRNLLDALAPQKSVQHVALVTGLKHYLGPFEAYVSGGTPPPTPLREEQPRLPLDNFYYAQEDEVYIAAARDGFTWSIHRPHTIIGKAVGNLMNLGTTLAVYASICKETGRPFRWPGSEAQWNGLSDVTDARIIAQQLRWAATAETARDQAFNIVNGDIFRWSWLWPRLAAWFGVEALGFDGTIHPLEAELSQDAAVWREIAERHQLQEPALDRLASPWHTDLDLGRPIEVMTDMANSRKRGFLAYQSTEDSFFDLFEQLRTDRLIP
- a CDS encoding alpha/beta fold hydrolase, which translates into the protein MLRTFLLLSFLLLGRLVLGQQAVAYGSNPAAGKYATVRGMKLYYETYGTGAPLLLLHGNGGNSQDFTKTIPYFAKKYRVIALDSRAHGKSVDAGDSLSFELLADDCAALLTHLRLDSVYVLGWSDGGITALLLAQRHPGKVKRLAATGANLWPDSTALMPELWQQMRRGYQEGRRQAFTDPKRRNDWKVFLLDWRHPHIPLPTLAGIKAPAFIIAGDRDVIRPEHTVAIYQSLSRAWLWLVPNSGHATLHEHADEFNRKVDEFFRTKSIPAPAR
- a CDS encoding SDR family NAD(P)-dependent oxidoreductase, translating into MATTTQTALITGGTSGIGRELANCFAQDKYNLILVARNQQELDQTAQEIKQQYGVEVTTIAKDLFKREAPFEVYEQVQATGKQVDALVNDAGQGQYGTFDTTDINRELDIIQLNIGAYVVFTKLYLQEMLSRGKGKILLVGSIAGELPGPLQSVYHATKAFVNSFAESIQNENKDKGVTITNLLPGLTDTDFFNKADMTRAKNVAEKSGMMQPADVAKDGYKALMAGDNRIVSGLMNKVQVTTSNVLPNELIAAKVHQESQPVDGNESAK
- a CDS encoding metallophosphoesterase — protein: MKRTKAALLALVKWGVIGLCGYGLITTAVFGQDSLDEEAGVYTYSWSGLDALFNEEEFGLFTHKRAQTPLNGTDGPYLLGTTQFNIDEHNQLTSAPLDIRRPVRVRVPNADRDSFTCVVRPVHALPPHTYPMPARLIALSDIEGNFNALAGFLQRNGVVDRHYNWTFGQGHLVLNGDFMDRGDEVTQVLWLLYKLEGQAEQAGGKVHFILGNHEIMNLYGDASYAQRKYIGAAQRISGEPRWDKAGQALYSPQSELGRWLRSKNVIEQIGPYLFVHAGLKPKLIESNLALADLNQIARKYYGFRAAKRLEGSREGIVLSSYDSPYWDRGLSMSLLYKAFFLVNDPLHAAYHSTTQAELEQVLQFYHASRLVIGHSVVENVMTDYEGKVLKIDVKHGQEKHSPRTQGLLIENGAEYRINAKGEKVRIGTAA
- a CDS encoding barstar family protein, which gives rise to MLIMTLDLTGITSKVALHQLFKEQLGFEEWYGPSWDAFWDSIVAIVEMPPVLTMKNWEEFARCCPRDMEILRQVIQDYEEEMRPKRMVLG
- a CDS encoding IS3 family transposase codes for the protein MSRYRFIEGCAEPWPVQVLCRVLAVSKAGYYQWRRRPPQPARLWQEAAHTAFTRHARRYGTRRLRAELHAEGHAVGRYALRSWLHRHELRALSTRPHRPRTTVADPAAVVAENKLLGRPAPTAPDQVWVGDITYLPLVGGRWCYLATWRDACSRRVVGWHLAAQMPTELVLLALEQALTLRQPAPGLIIHADRGSQYTSAACRTRIDQAGAVPSFSRPGNPYDNAQAEAGWSTLKTELLPHGTAFASLEEARLEVAHYLDTYFNLDRRHSALGYCSPHQFEHDLKTNLS
- a CDS encoding DUF4279 domain-containing protein; translated protein: MIRPLVKQLIAQELTTPTWEVTKQFLTIHRIEQQEGEAVVLHIADTKEGYATAYLAVEETRFYLAISIDTTAAKITNVHTEAFHDVWLRATSEKLTTAHMLQLTSLTPLRQYTRGDSRRGTFKYTHSVVDFRPHHEPDTFENHVGKLLDLLEQDADGIRALANETECIIRVASYFHNGNTVLGGHFLDARTLKRISNLNLALDFDLYVEGNFWPEVIDE
- a CDS encoding transposase — translated: MTEKSNPGGAPDTRKKYTPAFKAECVRQVATGARQSDVARAQGISPALLGRWQRLALEQAVPSSAERDEIKHLRAELKRVEMERDI
- a CDS encoding putative quinol monooxygenase; the protein is MTVEYIRYRITAGQQPAFIEAIRRANELLAAAPDCLRYELAHCEEDAELFIWRIEWTSVEQHLQGFRKSAEFGAFFQLVKPFYASIQEMNHYMVEEQTLFN
- a CDS encoding ABC transporter ATP-binding protein, giving the protein MSLWEIIKRLLPYVRPYRGLVLATLLLTLVGSLAAQVNPFVLRYTVDTVQGLLDRNQGLAEGAELLLLVSGLLLGKEIINTGIQFGQKFYGEKIRINVSSTLVRDAVHKVLSYQLGFYSDSGNQTGKLQTRIDRGVESLMKLVQNFFIDILPLFANSIVALVVMFANNLYVGLVAVAVLPVYFWLSYRQADKLNGTRRALRGLREARSQGLVNLIDSAVVIKSFVREDYEEQKQTQVQQNLQEAQLQTRKTNFLYDGLKTFTEQIGVVLIIILTAYLVLDRQISIGAIMFHILLFNNVSAPIRQLHRIYDEMNDALTYAEGFFDILDAEDAVEPTGPLRPDHLCGTFDICNVDFTYPSGTQALHDVCLTIEAGKTTALVGLSGAGKSTVINLLCKFYAPDSGRMLLDGRPLADYDTHALRRQIGLVLQKNHIFKGTIEENIRYGVMDATLDQIKAAARQAYLHEQIMELPNGYQSDAQQLSGGQQQRIAIARLFLKNPPIIFLDEPTASLDAIATEQIKNSLDAIKKGRTVVIISHSLAQIVDSDCIYVMKQGRMVESGTHEYLYDLRGTYREIFDASARSLNIEKLARVMVDDEDEVGDTAG